Proteins encoded by one window of Archaeoglobus veneficus SNP6:
- a CDS encoding 3-isopropylmalate dehydratase large subunit: protein MGKTIAEKILSRAAGKDVKAGDYVLADIDRAMVHDITAPLAIKAFREIAGESAKVWDPSRIIMAFDHQVPADSVTAAETHKMLRKFAEEQNILNYDVHEGIAHQIMVEKGHAKPGELIVGADSHTCMYGALGCFATGIGSTDMGFVFATGKLWFRVPETIRFEVNGKLEKHVYSKDIILKLIGMVGSDGANYKACEYAGDVVRKMSMAQRLTMSNMAIEMGGKAGIIEPDDETRKYLRAIGVEDFEEIHGDEDAEAKTVELDVTGMEPQVAKPHRVDNVVGVSEVKGTKVDQVFIGSCTNGRYEDLKIAAEFLKGEKIAKNVRLIVIPASRAEYRKALKDGLIDIFVEAGGIVEFPCCGPCMGGSFGLIASGEVSVSTSNRNFIGRQGSPEGKIYLVSPATAAATALYGEITDPREVR, encoded by the coding sequence ATGGGCAAAACCATTGCGGAGAAGATACTCTCAAGAGCTGCTGGAAAGGACGTTAAAGCAGGAGATTACGTTCTTGCGGACATAGACAGGGCAATGGTTCACGATATTACCGCTCCTCTTGCCATAAAGGCCTTCAGGGAGATTGCTGGCGAAAGCGCAAAGGTGTGGGATCCGTCGCGCATAATCATGGCCTTTGACCATCAGGTGCCGGCAGATAGCGTTACTGCAGCTGAGACACACAAAATGCTCCGCAAATTTGCCGAAGAGCAGAACATCCTGAACTACGATGTGCATGAAGGCATTGCTCACCAGATAATGGTAGAAAAAGGTCACGCTAAGCCGGGAGAACTGATAGTCGGAGCGGACAGTCACACGTGCATGTACGGAGCCCTCGGATGCTTCGCAACCGGTATAGGCTCTACAGACATGGGTTTCGTCTTCGCAACCGGCAAGCTATGGTTCAGGGTTCCTGAAACGATAAGGTTTGAAGTTAACGGAAAACTTGAGAAGCACGTTTACAGCAAGGACATCATTCTGAAGCTCATAGGCATGGTTGGCAGCGATGGAGCAAACTACAAGGCGTGCGAGTATGCAGGAGACGTCGTCAGAAAGATGAGCATGGCTCAACGCCTGACTATGAGCAACATGGCCATCGAAATGGGTGGGAAAGCCGGCATAATAGAGCCTGACGATGAAACGAGAAAGTACCTCAGGGCAATAGGCGTTGAAGATTTCGAAGAAATTCACGGCGATGAGGATGCGGAGGCTAAAACTGTTGAGCTCGATGTCACGGGCATGGAGCCGCAGGTTGCAAAGCCACACCGCGTTGACAACGTCGTTGGTGTTTCAGAAGTGAAAGGAACGAAGGTTGACCAGGTTTTCATAGGTTCATGTACCAACGGCAGGTATGAAGACCTGAAAATTGCCGCCGAATTCCTTAAGGGGGAGAAAATCGCCAAAAACGTGAGGCTCATAGTTATCCCCGCGTCAAGAGCAGAATACAGAAAAGCTCTCAAAGACGGGCTGATAGATATTTTTGTTGAAGCAGGTGGAATTGTTGAATTCCCGTGCTGCGGGCCGTGCATGGGTGGAAGCTTTGGGCTGATAGCCAGTGGAGAGGTTAGCGTCTCAACGTCCAACAGAAACTTCATAGGCAGGCAGGGGAGCCCAGAAGGGAAAATTTACCTTGTTTCACCCGCCACAGCAGCAGCAACAGCCCTCTATGGCGAGATTACAGACCCAAGGGAGGTCAGGTAG
- a CDS encoding ROK family protein, producing MRILGVDIGGTNIDIVIYDGDFHHVGSYSTSEVFSAGIDSFIEKIAEEVGAVAVGIGAAVWIKGDKPILAPNLPSIPQLDLKIPAVIENDANCFAVYAHHVFKLPNILAITVGTGIGSGIITNEELYRGDGLAGELGHWFVGGSEECSCGGKGHLEAYFGGRALKNKYGDVKELVSSGKVYSLKEFELFCTAVANAVTLLDSSAVVLGGRIGMNLMAEKVKEGIYRHLMPGFTPEVLALKDELAVAKGACLVCLKTLKR from the coding sequence ATGCGAATTCTTGGTGTTGACATAGGCGGGACAAACATCGACATCGTCATCTACGACGGGGATTTCCACCATGTTGGGAGTTATTCAACCAGTGAGGTTTTTTCCGCTGGAATCGACAGTTTTATTGAAAAAATCGCTGAAGAAGTCGGTGCAGTAGCTGTCGGGATAGGTGCAGCAGTCTGGATTAAGGGCGATAAACCCATCCTCGCTCCAAACCTCCCGTCGATACCGCAGCTTGATCTGAAAATCCCGGCAGTCATAGAAAACGATGCAAACTGTTTTGCTGTCTACGCCCATCACGTCTTCAAGCTTCCGAACATCCTTGCGATAACCGTTGGAACGGGTATAGGTAGCGGGATAATAACCAACGAAGAACTCTACAGAGGGGACGGCCTCGCAGGCGAATTGGGGCACTGGTTCGTTGGTGGAAGCGAGGAATGCAGTTGTGGAGGGAAGGGACACCTCGAAGCCTACTTCGGCGGAAGAGCCTTGAAAAATAAGTACGGAGACGTTAAAGAACTCGTGTCAAGTGGGAAGGTTTACTCGTTGAAAGAGTTTGAGCTCTTCTGCACCGCTGTAGCTAACGCAGTCACGCTCCTCGACTCTTCTGCAGTCGTGCTTGGTGGACGTATAGGTATGAATTTGATGGCTGAGAAGGTCAAAGAGGGCATTTACCGCCACCTCATGCCCGGCTTCACACCAGAAGTTCTCGCCCTGAAGGACGAGCTTGCAGTTGCGAAGGGTGCATGCCTTGTGTGCCTGAAAACGCTGAAACGCTGA